The Bubalus bubalis isolate 160015118507 breed Murrah chromosome 16, NDDB_SH_1, whole genome shotgun sequence genome window below encodes:
- the LOC112579507 gene encoding olfactory receptor 52N4-like, which translates to MIILNQTDLTPASFILTGIPGLEDRHFWISLPFCTMYVVAVVGNCGLLYLIRYEDSLHRSMYYFLAMLSLTDLVMCTTTIPKALCIFWFHLKEISFDECLVQMFFIYAFTGMESGVLMLMALDRYVAICYPLRYSTILTNPIIAKAGLVTFLRGVLLVIPLTFIIKRLPYCRGNIIHHTYCDHMAVAKLSCGNIKINVIYGLMVALLIGGFDILCISVSYTMILWAVVSLSSAEARWKAFSTCTAHICAIVFSYSPAFFCFFSHRFGGHRIPPSCHIIVANIYLLLPPTMNPIVYGVKTKQIRDCVIRILLGSKDTKSHSI; encoded by the coding sequence ATGATAATTCTGAACCAAACAGACTTGACACCAGCTTCATTCATTCTTACTGGAATCCCAGGACTGGAGGACAGGCATTTCTGGATTTCTTTGCCATTCTGCACAATGTATGTTGTGGCTGTGGTTGGTAATTGTGGACTCCTCTACCTCATTCGATATGAGGATTCCTTGCACAGGTCCATGTAttactttttggccatgcttTCTCTAACTGACCTTGTCATGTGCACTACTACAATTCCTAAAGCCCTCTGCATCTTCTGGTTCcacctgaaggaaatcagctttGATGAATGCCTGGTCCAGATGTTCTTCATCTATGCCTTCACAGGGATGGAGTCTGGGGTGCTTATGCTTATGGCCTtagaccgctatgtggccatctgctaCCCTCTGCGTTACTCAACTATCCTCACCAATCCTATTATTGCAAAGGCAGGGCTCGTCACTTTCCTGAGAGGTGTACTGCTTGTCATTCCCTTGACTTTCATCATCAAAAGACTACCCTATTGCAGAGGCAATATAATACACCATACCTACTGTGACCACATGGCTGTAGCCAAGTTATCTTGTGGAAATATCAAGATCAATGTCATCTATGGTCTGATGGTTGCCCTCCTGATTGGGGGTTTTGACATCTTGTGCATCTCAGTCTCCTACACAATGATCCTCTGGGCGGTGGTCAGCCTCTCCTCAGCAGAAGCTCGGTGGAAGGCCTTCAGTACCTGCACTGCCCACATCTGTGCTATAGTTTTCTCCTACAGCCCAgccttcttttgtttcttttctcaccGCTTTGGGGGTCACAGGATTCCTCCATCATGCCACATCATTGTAGCCAATATTTATTTGCTCTTGCCTCCCACTATGAACCCTATCGTCTATGGAGTGAAAACCAAGCAGATACGAGACTGTGTCATAAGGATCCTTTTAGGTTCTAAGGATACTAAATCCCACAGCATATGA
- the LOC112579374 gene encoding putative olfactory receptor 56B2, translated as MFQDLGDFNSSKFQVSEFILLGFPGIHSWQHWLSLPLVLLYLLALSANILILIIINREATLHQPMYYFLGILAVVDMGLATTIMPKILTILWFNAKTIGLPECFVQMYAIHSFVGMESGIFVCMAIDRYVAICQPLCYPSIITKSFVVKATVLMALRNSLTTIPIPVLAAQRHYCSKNQIEHCLCSNFGVTSLSCDDRTINSVYQLLLAWILMGSDLGFIFVSYALILHSVLKLNSTEATSKALSTCTSHLILILFFYTVVIVISITHSATMTFPLIPVLLNVLHNVIPPALNPMVYALKNKELRQGLCKLLKLDFKGN; from the coding sequence ATGTTCCAGGATCTCGGAGATTTCAACAGCTCCAAGTTTCAGGTCTCTGAGTTCATTCTTTTGGGATTCCCAGGCATTCACAGCTGGCAGCACTGGCTATCCCTGCCCCTGGTTCTGCTCTACCTCTTAGCTCTCAGTGCAAACATCCTTATCTTGATCATCATCAATCGGGAGGCAACACTGCACCAGCCTATGTATTATTTCCTGGGCATCCTGGCTGTGGTTGACATGGGCCTTGCTACCACCATCATGCCCAAGATTTTGACCATCTTGTGGTTCAATGCAAAGACCATTGGTCTCCCTGAGTGCTTTGTACAGATGTATGCCATACATAGTTTTGTAGGAATGGAATCAGGCATTTTTGTCTGCATGGCTATAGATAGATATGTGGCAATTTGTCAACCACTGTGTTATCCATCAATCATCACCAAATCTTTTGTGGTCAAAGCTACTGTGCTCATGGCACTCAGAAACAGCCTGACTACCATCCCAATTCCTGTGTTGGCGGCTCAGAGGCACTATTGCTCAAAAAACCAAATTGAGCACTGTCTGTGCTCTAATTTTGGTGTCACTAGTCTATCCTGTGATGACAGAACAATCAACAGTGTTTACCAGCTACTTCTGGCCTGGATACTCATGGGGAGTgacttgggttttatttttgtatcttatgCTTTGATACTTCACTCTGTACTGAAACTGAACTCAACGGAAGCTACATCGAAGGCCCTGAGTACCTGCACTTCCCACCTCATCCTAATCCTGTTTTTCTACACAGTCGTTATTGTCATTTCTATCACCCATAGTGCAACAATGACGTTTCCCCTCATCCCAGTTCTACTCAATGTACTCCACAACGtcattcctcctgccctcaatcctatGGTCTATGCACTCAAGAACAAGGAGCTCAGACAGGGCTTATGCAAGCTCCTTAAGCTGGACTTCAAAGGCAATTAA